The following are encoded together in the bacterium genome:
- a CDS encoding SGNH/GDSL hydrolase family protein, which produces MAFPELIRRLGVAVIALLVSLLITEVAVRIHGRSNTFYDLEMSRYALEVKESSTNPSIGHVHRAGARARLMDVQVEINSDGFRDHDYSIEKPPGTRRLVFLGDSLTFGWGVESDQTFEARLERILNDESPTEVLNFGTGNYNTEQSVHLFFEKGLRYQPDGVVVFYFINDAEETPARSKWMGLGHSRAVTFFWSRIQAALSNLGWKRSFQDTYSSLYGDDSPGWVKAKQAFDELSSVCDRNGIDLKVVILPELHQLVDYPFAAEHELLHTFLDQQGIEYLDLVPFFANESNPRRFWVAPDDAHPNTLGHERIAVSTAPFLTDEQPTAD; this is translated from the coding sequence ATGGCTTTCCCCGAACTGATTCGGCGCCTCGGTGTTGCCGTCATCGCGTTGCTCGTGAGCCTGCTGATCACCGAAGTCGCGGTCAGGATCCACGGTCGATCCAACACGTTCTACGACCTCGAGATGTCCCGGTACGCTCTGGAGGTGAAGGAATCCTCGACGAACCCTAGCATCGGGCACGTCCATCGCGCTGGAGCCCGGGCGCGACTGATGGATGTGCAGGTCGAGATCAACTCGGACGGGTTTCGCGATCACGACTATTCGATCGAAAAGCCCCCGGGAACGAGGCGCTTGGTCTTCCTGGGTGATTCCTTGACATTTGGCTGGGGAGTGGAATCCGACCAGACTTTCGAGGCGCGCCTGGAGCGAATCCTCAACGACGAGAGTCCGACGGAGGTGCTCAACTTCGGCACCGGGAACTACAACACCGAGCAGTCCGTCCACCTCTTCTTCGAGAAAGGTCTCAGATACCAGCCGGACGGCGTAGTGGTCTTCTACTTCATCAACGATGCTGAAGAGACCCCGGCAAGGTCCAAGTGGATGGGCCTCGGCCACAGCAGGGCCGTGACCTTCTTCTGGTCGCGAATCCAGGCTGCGCTCAGCAACCTGGGATGGAAGCGCTCCTTCCAGGACACCTATTCGAGCCTGTACGGTGATGACAGCCCCGGCTGGGTCAAGGCGAAGCAGGCGTTTGACGAACTGAGCTCCGTTTGCGACCGCAACGGTATCGATCTCAAGGTGGTTATACTGCCCGAGCTGCATCAGCTGGTCGACTACCCCTTTGCCGCAGAGCATGAGTTGCTGCATACCTTCCTGGATCAACAGGGGATCGAATACCTCGACCTGGTTCCGTTCTTCGCCAACGAGAGCAACCCGCGTCGGTTCTGGGTCGCACCCGATGACGCCCATCCAAACACGCTAGGCCACGAGCGGATCGCCGTCTCCACGGCGCCTTTCCTCACCGATGAGCAACCGACCGCTGACTAG